One part of the Nematostella vectensis chromosome 8, jaNemVect1.1, whole genome shotgun sequence genome encodes these proteins:
- the LOC116605331 gene encoding uncharacterized protein K02A2.6-like: MEPLRLCLDPKDLNKAIKRPHHHTPTIDEVLSKLNGAQYFSIVDVRSGYWNIKLDLESSLCTTFNSPHGRYRFCRLPFGLICAQDVFQRKVDETFGDLPGVTGIADDIIIYGKTRAEHDSNLKAVMQRAHETGIRFNPDKCKIACTELSFFGHVISSSGLKVDPKKIEAIINMDPSTSLTDLQTFLGMVQFLSRFIPNLSSVSAVLWDLTKSSSSLQYFDGRKPVTIQVDASSRGLGATLLQEKGPVEYRSKLLTETEQRYSNIEREMLAVVHGLEKFHYYVYGRHVTVQSDHKPLEAIFKKHIFSAPSRIARMMLRIQKYDVNIKYIPGKEIPLADALSRLNPCPADTIPDLDVSVHVLHLHLNARPTRVRQIQAETAKDPALTSLRSIVSNGWPEKRSECPPHLHGYWNYRDEITVSDGLILKGTRIIIPKTLQADVLKQLHYAHQGSEKCKLRAKGSVFWKNINMDIEDMVKSCAPCQRNARMNTKEPLTPHDVPSKPWLTLGSDLFFWNNAWYLLVADYYSKFPLVRKLNDVRSETVIKHMKSIFEENGIPEKLITGHNTQYASSIFGDFSKTYGFEHTSTSPYHSQANGFIERNVQTVKNVLQNCKESNSDPHLAMLCLGTTPIDHNLPSPAELLNGRIYQSNLPGVSRTARLDSKVDHDANSKLQARQDLQKLYYDKSSKELPPLPPGSNVSVFNPHNKKWEPGTVRSQRSAPKSYTVELSTGSRFTRDRKHLRPSAVPAEKPTDHPDIPVDGDTAQSTSSDGPSLAAEKATVEPPIIASPQPLRRSARNIKPPDRLSL, encoded by the exons ATGGAACCTCTTAGGCTCTGCTTAGACCCTAAGGACTTAAACAAGGCCATTAAGCGCCCCCACCATCACACCCCTACCATTGACGAGGTCCTGTCTAAGCTTAATGGAGCGCAATACTTCTCTATTGTGGATGTTCGTAGTGGTTATTGGAACATTAAGCTTGACCTTGAGAGCTCCCTGTGTACCACATTCAACTCACCACATGGCAGATACCGTTTCTGTCGACTTCCATTTGGTTTAATTTGTGCTCAGGATGTCTTTCAGCGCAAGGTTGACGAGACCTTCGGCGACCTCCCTGGCGTGACTGGAATCGCAGACGACATCATCATCTATGGTAAAACTCGTGCCGAGCACGATAGTAATCTGAAGGCTGTCATGCAGCGTGCTCATGAAACTGGTATACGGTTTAACCCTGACAAGTGCAAAATCGCTTGCACTGAGCTGTCATTCTTCGGACATGTCATCAGCTCCTCTGGCCTCAAAGTCGACCCAAAGAAGATTGAAgccatcatcaacatggacCCCTCTACGAGCCTGACAGATCTGCAGACCTTCCTAGGAATGGTGCAGTTCCTCAGTCGCTTCATTCCTAACCTTTCCTCTGTTTCAGCAGTGCTCTGGGATCTCACCAAGAGCAGCA GCTCCCTCCAGTACTTCGACGGTCGTAAGCCTGTAACCATACAGGTAGACGCGTCCTCTCGAGGCCTAGGTGCTACTCTTCTCCAGGAAAAAGGCCCAGTGGAGTACCGGAGCAAACTCTTGACTGAGACTGAACAGCGCTACTCAAACATCGAGAGAGAAATGCTAGCCGTTGTGCATGGCCTCGAGAAATTTCACTACTATGTATATGGCAGGCATGTCACAGTCCAGTCTGACCACAAGCCACTAGAGGCAATCTTTAAGAAACATATATTTAGTGCACCATCCCGCATCGCACGAATGATGCTCCGCATTCAGAAATATGATGTAAACATCAAGTACATCCCTGGGAAGGAGATACCATTGGCCGACGCGCTTTCACGACTGAATCCTTGTCCTGCCGACACCATTCCCGACCTCGATGTCTCAGTACATGTGCTCCATTTGCATCTGAACGCACGTCCCACTAGAGTGCGACAAATCCAGGCAGAGACCGCGAAGGATCCAGCCCTAACCTCACTCCGATCGATCGTCAGCAATGGTTGGCCTGAGAAGAGATCAGAGTGTCCGCCCCACCTTCACGGCTATTGGAACTATCGTGATGAGATCACAGTCTCCGATGGTCTGATCCTCAAGGGCACCCGCATCATTATTCCAAAGACCCTACAGGCTGACGTCCTCAAGCAACTCCACTACGCACACCAAGGTTCTGAAAAATGCAAGCTACGCGCAAAGGGCTCCGTCTTCTGGAAAAACATCAACATGGACATCGAAGACATGGTGAAGAGTTGCGCCCCTTGTCAGAGAAACGCAAGGATGAACACCAAAGAGCCATTGACACCGCACGACGTGCCGTCCAAGCCGTGGCTCACCCTTGGCTCGGATTTGTTCTTCTGGAACAACGCATGGTACTTGCTCGTCGCAGATTACTACAGCAAGTTTCCATTGGTCCGCAAACTAAACGATGTTAGGTCTGAGACCGTCATCAAGCACATGAAGTCTATCTTTGAAGAGAACGGAATCCCCGAGAAGCTGATCACCGGACACAACACGCAGTACGCTTCATCGATATTTGGCGACTTCAGCAAAACATATGGATTTGAACACACGTCCACAAGTCCATACCACTCCCAAGCTAATGGTTTCATCGAAAGGAACGTGCAAACCGTCAAGAATGTGCTTCAGAATTGCAAGGAGTCAAATTCTGATCCACACCTAGCCATGCTGTGCCTCGGCACCACACCGATCGACCATAATCTGCCCTCACCTGCAGAACTCCTGAATGGCCGAATCTATCAGTCTAACCTACCTGGAGTTTCCAGAACAGCTAGGCTGGACTCAAAGGTAGACCATGATGCCAACTCCAAGCTACAAGCCAGACAGGACTTACAGAAACTCTACTATGACAAATCATCGAAGGAACTTCCACCACTTCCACCCGGTAGTAATGTGTCAGTATTCAACCCACACAACAAGAAGTGGGAACCCGGCACGGTACGCAGTCAGAGGTCAGCTCCCAAGTCTTATACTGTTGAGTTGTCAACAGGTAGTAGGTTCACACGGGATCGGAAACACCTACGGCCATCAGCAGTACCTGCTGAGAAGCCTACCGATCATCCAGATATTCCTGTTGATGGTGATACAGCACAGTCAACATCCAGTGATGGTCCGAGCCTCGCAGCAGAAAAGGCTACAGTAGAGCCTCCCATCATCGCAAGCCCCCAGCCTTTGCGTCGCTCAGCCCGAAACATCAAGCCGCCTGACAGACTGAGCTTGTAG